The Bacillota bacterium sequence TACCAAGCGTTTCATCAAAAGCCTGAATCACCTTCTGATTAGCTTCATAAGCGCGCTGCACTTCAATCAAGTTAACCATTTCCTTGACTGTATTGACATTCGCCATTTCGAGAGCACCCTGAACCACACTTGCGCGCCATCTGAATGGCTGTCCTGCAGCAGGAGTGGCATGATAGCGATTTCCGCCCTGATTCACCAGCCCTCTGCGATCAGCAAACTCTACGATCAGAAGCTTGTCCCGCTCAACCCCATCAACAATTACTGTTCCTTCTGAGTTGATTACAACACTGCTTGCTTCCCCGATATAGATCGGTCCATTTTGTCCTAAAACTCTAAATCCATCCTGAGTAACAAGCCATCCACCCATGTTGACCGTGAAACTACCGTCTCTGGTATAGCTCCTCTGTCCGGGCGTGTCAATTACAAAAAATCCCGGACCATCTAAAGCCACATCCAGCGGATTCCCGGTAGTATGAATTCTGCCCTGCATAAAGGAGTTATGCTTCTCAACCACAAGTGTTCCTGTGCCTAAGCGGCCAATTGGTGTGAAATTCATCTTTTCCTGACGCATCAACAGCTGTTCAGGAAAAGCCTGCACCTGAGCAGTTTGGCGGCGATAACCCGAGGTATCAACATTTGCTAAGTTGTTAGCGAGCACATCTGTCCGGATTCCCTGAGCCAGCATTCCGGACGCAGCTGTGTATATACCGCGCAGCAACTTCCCACCTCCTTTGGT is a genomic window containing:
- the flgF gene encoding flagellar basal-body rod protein FlgF yields the protein MLRGIYTAASGMLAQGIRTDVLANNLANVDTSGYRRQTAQVQAFPEQLLMRQEKMNFTPIGRLGTGTLVVEKHNSFMQGRIHTTGNPLDVALDGPGFFVIDTPGQRSYTRDGSFTVNMGGWLVTQDGFRVLGQNGPIYIGEASSVVINSEGTVIVDGVERDKLLIVEFADRRGLVNQGGNRYHATPAAGQPFRWRASVVQGALEMANVNTVKEMVNLIEVQRAYEANQKVIQAFDETLGKLINEVKV